From the genome of Candidatus Bathyanammoxibius amoris, one region includes:
- a CDS encoding sodium-translocating pyrophosphatase, whose amino-acid sequence MQPFKSLFVLVLALAGANVFGTAYGGEIPAHASADNIPMLWYLAPIGAVIGLLCAVKFYKDVMRSPAGDDLMVEIANHVKEGAMAYLRQQYKIVGIFFVVIAIILSLLAFGLGIQSKLVPFGFLTAGALSGLAGFLGMRIATEAGSRTAEAAKQSLNRGLQVALHAGAVMGLVVVGLALLDLSLWFFVLRHFTDLTLNHIVLSMLCFGMGASSQALFARVGGGIFTKAADVGADLVGKVEANIPEDDPRNPATIADNVGDNVGDVAGMGADLYESYYGCILASNALGVAAGLGINAVALPMSLAGLGVVLSVLGFRAIKTSEDASQKELLHAFGRGVNLSSALVLILSGVLIYTLMPDHMGLWGSIATGLIAGILIGRITEYFTSDAYPPTREIAHQALTGPATVILGGISTGMLSTAFAGFTIATSILLSFAFAGGFSDTALGLYGIGIAAVGMLSTLGITLATDAYGPVADNAGGNAEMSHQPPQVRERIELLDTLGNTTAATGKGFAIGSAALTALALMAAYVTQIHISLERGGVDTIEIAGRSISVHDASIADFMAYYNVTLMNPKVLVGMILGSMATFVFCALTLRAVGRAAGEMVEEVRRQFREIPGIMEGKAKPDYASCVEISTRSAQREMVMPALLAILIPIAVGLVLGVAGTMGLLTGSLSTGFLLAIFMANAGGAWDNAKKYIERGNLGGKGSDAHKAAVCGDTVGDPFKDTSGPSLNILLKLMAIVSVVFAGLVVNYSPKVTAFLHLQ is encoded by the coding sequence ATGCAACCATTTAAGAGCTTATTTGTACTTGTCTTAGCACTGGCAGGGGCGAACGTATTCGGTACTGCCTACGGCGGGGAGATACCGGCGCATGCCTCCGCTGACAACATACCCATGCTATGGTACCTGGCGCCGATAGGGGCCGTAATCGGCCTTTTATGCGCGGTGAAGTTCTACAAAGACGTTATGCGCTCACCCGCCGGTGACGACCTGATGGTAGAGATAGCCAACCACGTAAAAGAGGGCGCCATGGCCTACCTGCGCCAGCAATACAAAATAGTAGGCATCTTCTTCGTCGTCATCGCGATTATTTTGTCTCTGCTTGCCTTTGGACTGGGGATACAGTCGAAACTCGTCCCCTTTGGTTTCCTTACCGCGGGAGCCCTCTCGGGTCTTGCGGGCTTCCTGGGAATGAGGATAGCCACCGAGGCCGGCTCGCGCACCGCAGAGGCAGCCAAGCAGTCACTCAACAGGGGACTTCAGGTAGCGCTCCACGCCGGGGCCGTGATGGGACTGGTAGTGGTAGGGCTGGCGCTTCTCGACCTCTCCTTATGGTTCTTTGTCCTCCGTCATTTCACAGACCTTACCTTAAACCACATAGTCCTGAGCATGCTCTGTTTCGGAATGGGTGCAAGCTCACAGGCGCTTTTTGCCAGGGTCGGGGGTGGAATATTTACCAAGGCCGCTGACGTGGGAGCCGACCTTGTCGGAAAGGTCGAAGCGAACATACCCGAAGACGACCCGAGAAACCCGGCAACGATAGCGGATAACGTGGGAGATAACGTCGGCGACGTCGCAGGCATGGGTGCAGACCTCTATGAATCATACTACGGCTGCATACTTGCCTCAAACGCCCTCGGGGTTGCGGCCGGACTGGGCATAAACGCAGTAGCGCTGCCCATGTCACTGGCAGGACTCGGCGTCGTCCTCTCCGTATTAGGTTTCCGGGCCATAAAGACCTCTGAGGATGCCTCCCAGAAGGAACTCCTCCATGCCTTCGGTCGAGGGGTGAACCTGAGCTCCGCCCTGGTCCTTATACTCTCCGGGGTACTAATATACACACTGATGCCTGACCACATGGGTCTCTGGGGTTCAATAGCAACCGGACTCATTGCCGGTATACTGATAGGCCGTATTACAGAATATTTTACCTCTGACGCATACCCTCCCACCAGAGAGATAGCGCACCAGGCCTTGACGGGACCCGCCACGGTAATCCTGGGCGGCATCTCGACCGGTATGCTGTCCACGGCCTTCGCCGGATTTACCATAGCAACGAGTATACTCCTGAGCTTCGCATTCGCGGGTGGTTTTTCAGATACCGCCCTTGGCCTTTACGGCATAGGGATAGCTGCCGTCGGTATGCTGTCCACGTTGGGTATAACCCTTGCGACAGACGCCTACGGCCCTGTAGCAGATAATGCAGGTGGCAATGCCGAGATGAGCCATCAGCCCCCGCAGGTAAGGGAGAGGATAGAACTCCTCGACACTCTGGGTAATACCACGGCCGCCACAGGAAAGGGGTTTGCAATAGGTTCTGCTGCCCTTACCGCCCTGGCACTGATGGCCGCCTATGTAACACAGATACACATCTCCCTGGAAAGGGGAGGGGTCGATACTATAGAGATTGCCGGCCGCTCAATATCCGTGCACGATGCCAGCATAGCCGACTTCATGGCCTATTATAACGTCACCCTCATGAACCCGAAGGTGCTGGTCGGCATGATACTGGGTTCCATGGCCACCTTCGTGTTCTGCGCCTTGACGCTGAGGGCCGTCGGCAGAGCGGCCGGAGAGATGGTCGAAGAGGTGAGAAGGCAGTTCAGAGAGATACCGGGTATAATGGAGGGGAAGGCAAAGCCCGATTACGCGTCCTGTGTTGAAATAAGTACCCGCAGCGCCCAGAGAGAAATGGTAATGCCCGCGCTCCTGGCCATCCTTATCCCGATAGCAGTAGGCCTGGTGCTTGGCGTGGCCGGTACTATGGGCCTCCTGACGGGTTCTCTGTCCACAGGGTTCCTGCTGGCCATATTTATGGCCAACGCGGGCGGAGCCTGGGACAACGCCAAGAAATACATTGAAAGAGGCAACCTCGGCGGTAAGGGTTCAGACGCCCATAAGGCCGCCGTGTGTGGCGATACGGTTGGCGACCCGTTTAAAGACACCTCGGGTCCGTCGCTAAACATCCTGTTGAAATTGATGGCTATAGTCTCCGTTGTCTTTGCCGGGCTGGTCGTAAACTACTCCCCTAAGGTAACGGCATTTCTACACCTGCAGTAA
- the rsfS gene encoding ribosome silencing factor has product MADDKKAEDIVILDLQGLASFTDYFVICSGFNKRQLQAIADETVKQAGAFNIKGLGKEGYDDARWILLDYVNVIVHLFDKDTRIFYDLELLWGDAPRVEWQGKRIKAPKKLGKAK; this is encoded by the coding sequence ATTGCCGATGATAAAAAGGCGGAAGATATTGTCATACTGGACCTGCAGGGGCTGGCCTCTTTCACAGACTACTTCGTGATATGCAGCGGCTTCAATAAACGACAGCTCCAGGCCATTGCGGATGAGACTGTAAAACAGGCCGGGGCCTTTAACATAAAGGGACTGGGCAAAGAAGGCTACGACGACGCCAGATGGATATTGCTGGATTATGTCAACGTCATAGTTCACCTCTTTGATAAGGACACGAGGATTTTTTACGACCTGGAACTACTCTGGGGTGACGCACCCAGGGTCGAGTGGCAGGGCAAACGGATAAAGGCGCCCAAAAAACTCGGCAAGGCAAAATAG